From a region of the Drosophila ananassae strain 14024-0371.13 chromosome XL, ASM1763931v2, whole genome shotgun sequence genome:
- the LOC6504868 gene encoding histidine-rich glycoprotein: MDNRSLLLRLSLVVALVILLVCVPETDAGGHQKKKKIVIHVPIHKKIEKHIHTVVKHVHHHHKPLVLQEEKKVIHEDHRPIQIHQTKEHIHHHEKHDHHDHHEHHHPLAAPAVAPPPPLPEYEEEEEHIHHHHNYEHRGGLRDDFIGGDGSSSEER; the protein is encoded by the exons CCGCAGTTTG ctcCTGAGGCTCTCCCTGGTGGTGGCTTTGGTGATACTGCTGGTGTGTGTTCCTGAAACAGATGCAGG TGGCCAccagaagaagaaaaaaatcgTCATCCATGTGCCAATACACAAGAAGATCGAGAAACATATCCACACGGTGGTGAAGCACGTTCACCATCACCACAAGCCCCTGGTGCTGCAGGAGGAGAAGAAGGTCATCCACGAGGATCATCGCCCCATCCAGATCCACCAGACCAAGGAGCACATCCATCATCACGAGAAGCACGACCACCATGATCACCACGAGCACCATCATCCGCTGGCGGCGCCCGCCGTGGCACCACCGCCTCCATTGCCCGAgtacgaggaggaggaggagcacaTCCATCATCATCACAACTACGAGCACCGGGGTGGACTCCGGGACGACTTCATCGGCGGCGATGGGAGCAGCAGCGAGGAGCGCTGA
- the LOC6504869 gene encoding protein pecanex has product MGSQTLEILRQGVWASLTGGYFYDPHQGVFCNVVHLYLWLYLLCSPFVAYLYFPSTWLTWCLYCMLTSLTILMVKLANLALHRLYDRAQTMSEVNLKGQFFKVTKETEPRHDDEGGIEMKVIRPGGSRISVEQAINEASEENSIMSIDNVNSIIDLKVDVHRKNSSESIELMFYAPSMLSGGSQQDQQSLAGSASVSKSIRSGGGAGAGAGAAGATSAAAQADLFNKYLTVYPEVVEAAGSSAGSADGGSSGGDSRSGAPAVGIPAAGGVAPVRTGHLSRKCSEVFSRRHRRRLERQSSLDTAAASANSAGEHKLMRNQSDTMAAPSFLHSQPANKARGQANPRQHFIASTPGTGGGDAAPSSSSTGAAVVVIAPASNSSANPGRSSRLQRHRSSETHDERLKHQNRGLGRPVLLHPQEIAASSIGALAAIGGGGGSGSSGGNDVEDMELGLARNAGSSGVALQSWILDSSSDVYLEDDSYTKSDLGIEQPHQPASFRGQHHHHHHHHHHLHHHLGGAIIRKDPTSTMSALQLAGGALPATSGGGAGGGVGGAAGGGGSAAGMKRRRHSNATSFHKQGSKSTFISGVATGGGSAGAAPGGGAAGGGSNESGGVRRIKSAALEVLCPQPSVSNLSPHPNSVEAISGQQQMRNPLPPPSKCLVRNKHLSLYPSQGYGDGNAPPAASGAAPATAAPPAAPGGAPAGGSTNSSLFFGSSSACGSTTALIEPPVYPIVEHSDEKTAHEEPEQSGLDQGNADDDDEVDDVPIRRRTRALGCSQTHHSAESDVGGILADDDDVFKDFDDNMDYIFNELKQTHRQLDEDLRACDLHQNHPHHHSHHLHKMSEAIPAGSVAAGGLEDDDEETEDNNTGSRSPLLSDRNRQPATLREIQADKQLRQELTHHQQQEQQPQQSGANPGSIQPPPPPPAPIRSEADSGCPSSDCEQVSASSKDQLLAGMEPEQQRSLAQLDEEQPCTSKMAAKSLGAIPKVVKYREVDELRRRRRGGSPADAGGDSCGNEFALVKQQSKLASRNSSSSNSTHSVSLTDSLTADIHKMLWLMHGGAVDERGRPIAGISADGTPIPASSSLVPPNMSSAHFQFYQDAIQALQGAHFTAGGLSVEHMNNIERALARDKLRLDAKIMCEQLAAAAEANSGSRGGSANTPLQTQQQVGMLMGGSRAAFSVQGLLNQIRSERQVQRNLDAVQQLRVAVAAVAANASEAESGSASGLGIGGPGGGGSSGGGGGGVLSALGLANHPSNQISQISQFPNLSQFPHLSQPIPNVDGHLAPYCDYWRPACLLSAAEKPAAPKSFYKYRFKWCGQEHEFKIAMDRLELLALFDRDLHWMHVLLASLLCTLVACLGAAILQHDYYKDLCALLFCAVIAGAQYSLVKSVQPDAASPVHGFNKTVAYSRAIYFCLGGGLLLLLKRLDTDYAERPPDPVVFFGMRYSPADVVALLLQALYVLLLCFPVIFSVGLCPQINTFLMYLLEQIDMHVFGGNAASSLLGSFLCVVRSVLAVMLLYGPLYGALDEQRGTQYILFSIFCAMLVPLGYHLSRCASDFSHLWRLIKTCIVSTYRDDEEEELSHVAAVTGPALQLATSTPKQRRVPDPKAEQEQIELSSLEKLAINEEQPEQAEEPALELEQDQVLEQKPHSKSKASSLGSSQQTLAKTTSSSKRAITASSSYASIGGAAGEANSEQAVAPGEVSAEGEDQPPGEETTKRELAEVYDLAAKEAEEAEDKISSSSATNPGDISTLTAGAGTATTDATPACLEPDPDVEGEIIGAEEKHPPPAAPGTGNGTTEPSENTNSGNAGVHAGNPNASATGNDLPDPLPRKLQATVTTRLKNDLVVMTLLAVSVLGLHCSTVFTALQPDLNVVLYCFIGVLGLLLHYAVPQMRKHMPWLCFSRPLLQQREFGQYEVQTAPQIMWFEKLYIYLSVLERNVLFPLLAISSLTADSQLIVAKFGLPWGTLIVAICALKFVRNAYSDPTNQYLIIIFTVLLFRIDFSMATETFIIDYFFVSLAFRKCCDFLLKLQFIVTYIAPWQITWGSAFHAFAQPFSVPHSAMLFLQAGISALLSTPLNPFLGSAIFLTSYVRPIKFWERDYNTRRIDHSNTRLSSQLERDLGADDNNLNSIFYEHLTRSLQHSLCGDLLMGRWGNVNQGDCFVLASDDLNCLVHIIELGNGLCTFQMRGLEFRGTYCQQREVEAITEDVEDNDGCCCCDPGHLPSLLSANAMFSTRWLAWQVVAAQYVIEGYSISDNLASATLQVFEYRKVLITYYIKSIIYYVVKNPKLEQWLSSGPIQEALQHTLGRQFVDLDPIFNFNLDEDFDFRAVGITRASFCYVYLKWINYCVDMRRDVAGTGVPHPGVPQSGASSAPATAAATAAPPPPVTPAHNDSKSTPNLSAHGSSSGQPAGQSKSQSQQQLRRPQRTVNQEGSGVGGGAGGSNGGPGVGVSGGGASAGGAAGANSGGGEAQMSSSHSFANISRQTSESAPGLGGYVTYMDQNVFVKLAKSSTTTTATSAGAGATSGINRQRENLQEKPTLRLKLASVGKDAPLVSLCLALALLARRSLATASHSSLTGVEFFLHGLHALFKGDFRITSPRDEWVFADMELLHSVVAPAVKMALKLQQDHITNPDEFLDPHALYEAIDNCSKELVISHEADPVWRSAVLRGAPNLLALRHVMEDGSDEYRIIRLTKRFLSFRVIKLNRECVRGLWAGQQQELIYLRNRNPERGSIQNAKQALRNIINSSCDQPIGYPIYVSPLTTSYADTNAQLCQVIGGAITLDTIRNTVLGWWHRIRERCRQGCSSGSALEHPPGLGPVQLGACNFGSGGSVVGAGSTATGVGASAGSGLGVAAAPGTASSTGGESGDLAPVFISAPLYNTLTVNSYYSVRSGNVPGGAIPANLGGNYVSDSLAVVRGGLAVMPVKPTSTTLIAGLLNRERDQESSSISGISAAGGTSGAGIGMGVAGGMGPTRATSSSGVRSRSQQVPLGQLGSNRGRDHERRATLPIASGGAGGGDAGKELVAPQSQTENEPSPRSNKLSSSSGSLGLGMGVSIGNIITTPGDYPRKTKGPICLTTEAGISIGTAGGGGGSVASSVSRKPRIEILKKVIIVDDTGIYDCLDIIDAVVWPSERMRNNGGRLSWKDWEPSAGMVGNVVHCWTPNHKDKRFRSHVNRCVYLVEIGERYVPVEELGLREYNQIMGSNEDLANARLSSIQRNFHEYNKSLNLPEPSKVHHHKAKIRAVSSSSSEDDDKDGADTADLPLPSLDLMNFNTLVSMWKVIADKNKRGYGGGEFNELAPELLQKLDEAATAQIQANAKEAEAAKEAAAAREVEAEDDDAAKKDEPDKKEEPQQESVQDAENEEEKADETETETEVETETESKNEGQDEEALEEVTVTSPEEQPATPPPSPVAMEHSTTSNSTTSSPSLSHKEELAEDDEEDEPEVDKPETENAPEKEDDETGTTV; this is encoded by the exons ATGGGTTCGCAGACCTTGGAGATACTGCGCCAGGGCGTGTGGGCCTCGCTGACCGGCGGCTACTTCTACGATCCGCACCAGGGCGTCTTCTGCAACGTGGTGCACCTGTACCTCTGGCTCTACCTGCTCTGCTCGCCCTTTGTGGCCTACCTG TACTTTCCCAGCACATGGCTAACATGGTGCCTGTACTGCATGCTCACCAGCCTTACCATTCTAATGGTAAAGCTGGCCAATCTGGCACTGCATCGGCTTTACGACCGGGCGCAGACCATGTCCGAGGTCAATCTGAAGGGGCAGTTCTTCAAGGTCACCAAGGAGACGGAGCCCCGACACGATGACGAGGGAGGAATCGAGATGAAGGTCATCCGCCCGGGTGGATCACGCATCTCCGTGGAGCAGGCCATCAATGAGGCCAGCGAGGAGAACAGCATCATGTCCATTGACAATGTGAACAGCATTATTG ATCTCAAGGTCGATGTGCATCGTAAAAATAGTTCCGAGTCCATCGAGCTCATGTTCTACGCCCCCTCCATGCTTTCCGGTGGCAGCCAGCAGGATCAGCAATCGCTGGCCGGCTCTGCCAGCGTCAGCAAGTCAATACGCAGCGGTGGAGGAGCTGGAGCGGGAGCGGGGGCGGCAGGGGCCACGAGTGCTGCCGCCCAGGCGGATCTCTTCAATAAGTACCTAACAGTCTACCCGGAAGTGGTGGAGGCTGCCGGCAGCAGTGCTGGCAGTGCCGACGGCGGCAGCAGTGGCGGTGACAGTCGTTCCGGAGCACCGGCAGTCGGTATACCAGCAGCCGGAGGAGTGGCACCCGTTCGCACTGGTCACTTGTCGCGAAAGTGCTCCGAGGTCTTCAGTCGGCGACATCGACGGCGGCTAGAGCGCCAGAGCAGTCTGGACACGGCGGCGGCGTCGGCCAACTCGGCCGGAGAGCACAAGCTAATGCGGAATCAGTCGGACACGATGGCGGCACCCTCGTTCCTGCACTCTCAGCCGGCAAATAAGGCGCGCGGCCAGGCCAATCCCCGCCAGCACTTTATAGCCAGCACCCCGGGCACGGGGGGAGGAGATGCTGCGCCGTCCTCCTCCTCAACGGGAGCCGCGGTGGTAGTGATTGCTCCTGCCTCGAATTCCTCCGCCAATCCAGGGCGGTCCTCGCGCCTGCAGCGCCACCGGAGCTCAGAGACGCACGACGAGAGGTTGAAGCACCAAAACCGTGGACTGGGCCGGCCAGTTCTGCTACATCCCCAGGAGATTGCGGCCAGCAGTATAGGAGCTCTGGCCGCGAttggcggtggcggcggaaGCGGCagcagtggcggcaacgacgtaGAAGACATGGAGCTGGGTCTGGCCAGGAATGCGGGAAGCAGCGGTGTGGCTTTGCAGTCCTGGATATTAG ACTCTTCATCGGATGTGTACCTGGAAGACGATAGCTACACCAAATCGGATCTGGGCATTGAGCAGCCGCATCAGCCGGCATCGTTCCGTGGCCAGCATCACCatcatcaccaccaccaccaccacctgcaCCACCATTTGGGCGGAGCCATTATCCGCAAGGATCCCACCAGCACCATGTCTGCGCTTCAGCTGGCGGGGGGGGCTCTGCCGGCAACGAGTGGAGGAGGAGCCGGCGGCGGGGTGGGTGGAGCGGCAGGAGGAGGTGGCTCTGCTGCCGGAATGAAGCGACGCAGACATTCCAATGCCACCAGCTTTCACAAACAAGGTTCCAAATCAACATTCATCAGCGGCGTAGCGACGGGAGGAGGCTCTGCTGGAGCGGCGCCAGGTGGAGGTGCTGCAGGCGGAGGCAGCAATGAGTCTGGCGGAGTGAGGCGCATCAAGAGCGCAGCTCTGGAGGTTCTGTGCCCGCAGCCCTCGGTCTCCAACCTCAGCCCGCATCCGAACAGCGTGGAGGCCATTTCCGGACAACAACAGATGCGGAATCCCCTGCCACCGCCCAGCAAGTGTCTGGTGAGGAATAAGCACCTAAGTCTCTATCCCTCCCAGGGCTATGGGGACGGGAATGCGCCTCCAGCCGCATCAGGAGCAGCACCAGCCACGGCAGCGCCGCCGGCGGCACCGGGAGGAGCACCTGCCGGCGGTAGCACCAACAGCAGCCTGTTCTTTGGCAGTTCCAGTGCCTGTGGCTCCACCACGGCACTCATCGAGCCACCCGTGTATCCTATTGTGGAGCATTCCGACGAGAAGACTGCGCACGAGGAGCCGGAGCAGAGCGGCCTGGACCAGGGCAAcgccgacgacgacgacgaggtGGACGATGTGCCCATCCGTCGACGGACACGGGCCCTTGGCTGCAGTCAGACCCACCACAGCGCCGAGTCGGACGTGGGCGGCATCCTGgccgacgacgacgacgtgTTCAAGGACTTCGACGACAACATGGACTACATATTCAACGAACTCAAGCAGACGCACCGGCAGCTGGACGAGGATCTGAGGGCCTGCGATCTGCACCAGAACCACCCCCATCACCATTCCCACCACCTGCACAAAATGTCGGAGGCGATCCCGGCCGGATCAGTTGCTGCCGGGGGCCTGGaagacgacgacgaggagaCGGAGGACAACAATACGGGTTCCAGGTCGCCGCTGCTCAGCGATCGCAACCGTCAGCCAGCTACGCTGCGCGAGATTCAGGCCGACAAGCAGCTCCGCCAGGAACTGacgcaccaccagcagcaggagcagcaaccTCAGCAGTCCGGCGCCAATCCTGGATCCATCCAACCGCCACCACCTCCGCCGGCACCCATTCGCAGCGAGGCGGACTCCGGCTGTCCGTCCAGCGACTGCGAGCAGGTCAGTGCCAGCTCCAAGGATCAGCTGCTGGCGGGAATGGAGCCGGAGCAGCAGCGCTCCCTGGCGCAACTGGATGAGGAGCAGCCCTGTACCTCCAAGATGGCCGCCAAGAGTCTGGGAGCCATTCCCAAGGTGGTCAAGTACCGAGAAGTGGATGAACTGAGGCGGCGACGACGCGGTGGCTCGCCAGCGGATGCTGGTGGGGATTCCTGCGGCAATGAGTTCGCCCTGGTGAAGCAGCAGTCGAAGCTGGCCTCCCgcaactcctcctcctcgaacTCCACGCACAGTGTCAGCCTGACGGACAGCCTCACGGCGGACATCCACAAGATGCTCTGGCTAATGCACGGCGGAGCTGTGGACGAGCGCGGCAGACCCATAGCCGGTATATCGGCGGACGGAACACCCATTCCGGCGAGCAGCAGCCTGGTGCCGCCAAACATGTCCAGCGCCCACTTCCAGTTCTACCAGGACGCCATCCAGGCGCTACAGGGAGCCCACTTCACAGCCGGCGGCCTCAGTGTGGAGCACATGAACAACATCGAGCGGGCGCTGGCCCGGGATAAGTTGCGGCTGGACGCCAAGATCATGTGCGAGCAGCTGGCGGCGGCAGCAGAGGCCAACTCCGGGAGCCGTGGAGGAAGTGCCAACACACCGCTGCAGACGCAGCAGCAGGTGGGCATGTTGATGGGCGGCTCCCGGGCAGCCTTCTCGGTCCAGGGACTTCTTAACCAAATCCGCAGCGAGCGGCAGGTGCAACGCAACCTGGACGCAGTGCAGCAGCTGAGAGTGGCGGTCGCGGCGGTGGCGGCCAATGCCAGTGAGGCGGAGTCCGGATCGGCGTCGGGCCTGGGCATCGGAGGGCCTGGCGGCGGAGGCTCCAGTGGCGGTGGTGGCGGAGGAGTTCTCAGTGCCCTGGGACTGGCCAATCACCCCAGCAACCAGATCAGCCAAATCAGCCAGTTCCCCAACCTCAGTCAGTTCCCTCATCTCAGCCAGCCAATCCCGAATGTGGACGGACACCTTGCCCCGTACTGCGACTACTGGCGGCCGGCGTGCCTCCTGTCAGCGGCGGAGAAGCCGGCAGCGCCCAAGAGCTTCTACAAGTACCGGTTCAAGTGGTGCGGGCAGGAGCACGAGTTCAAGATCGCCATGGACCGGCTGGAGCTGCTGGCCCTGTTCGACAGGGATCTACACTGGATGCACGTGCTCCTGGCCAGTCTGCTGTGCACGCTGGTGGCCTGTCTGGGTGCGGCGATCCTGCAACACGACTACTACAAGGATCTGTGCGCCCTGCTCTTCTGCGCGGTGATTGCCGGTGCCCAGTACTCGCTGGTGAAGAGTGTCCAGCCGGATGCAGCCTCTCCAGTGCATGGCTTCAACAAGACGGTGGCCTATTCCCGGGCCATATACTTCTGCTTGGGCGGCggcctgctgttgctgctgaagCGCCTGGACACGGACTACGCGGAGCGCCCGCCAGACCCTGTTGTGTTCTTCGGGATGCGCTACTCACCGGCCGACGTAGTGGCCCTGCTCCTCCAGGCCCTTTACGTTCTCCTACTCTGCTTTCCGGTCATCTTCTCGGTGGGCCTGTGTCCGCAGATCAACACGTTCCTCATGTATCTCCTGGAGCAGATCGACATGCACGTCTTTGGCGGCAATGCGGCCAGCAGTTTGTTGG GCTCCTTTCTCTGCGTCGTGCGCTCGGTGCTGGCGGTGATGCTGCTCTACGGACCTCTTTACGGAGCACTGGACGAGCAGCGGGGCACTCAGTACATCCTGTTCTCCATTTTCTGCGCCATGCTGGTGCCGCTGGGATACCACCTGTCGCGCTGCGCCAGCGACTTCAGCCACCTGTGGCGGCTGATCAAGACGTGCATCGTGAGCACCTACCgggacgacgaggaggaggagctcaGCCACGTGGCGGCTGTGACGGGTCCTGCCCTCCAGCTGGCAACCAGCACTCCGAAGCAGCGAAGGGTGCCCGACCCGAAGGCGGAGCAGGAGCAGATCGAGCTCAGCTCGCTGGAGAAGCTGGCCATCAACGAGGAGCAGCCGGAGCAGGCGGAGGAGCCGGCcctggagctggagcaggaCCAGGTGCTGGAGCAGAAGCCGCACAGCAAGTCGAAGGCCTCCTCGCtgggcagcagccagcagaCTCTGGCCAagaccaccagcagcagcaagcgAGCCATCACCGCCTCCAGTTCGTATGCCTCGATTGGAGGAGCTGCCGGCGAAGCCAACTCAGAGCAGGCAGTGGCACCGGGAGAGGTGTCGGCGGAAGGAGAAGACCAGCCACCCGGAGAGGAGACCACCAAGCGGGAGCTGGCCGAGGTCtacgacctggcagccaaggAAGCCGAGGAGGCGGAGGACAAGATCTCCAGCTCATCGGCCACGAATCCCGGGGACATATCCACGCTGACAGCTGGAGCCGGCACAGCCACTACAGATGCCACACCAGCCTGCCTGGAACCAGATCCCGACGTGGAGGGTGAGATAATCGGAGCCGAGGAGAAGCATCCGCCGCCAGCTGCGCCAGGAACCGGAAACGGAACCACAGAGCCCAGCGAGAACACCAATAGCGGCAATGCTGGGGTCCATGCCGGCAATCCCAACGCTAGCGCCACTGGCAACGATCTGCCCGATCCTCTGCCGCGGAAACTCCAAGCGACGGTGACCACGCGGCTGAAAAACGACCTGGTAGTGATGACGCTGCTGGCCGTCAGTGTGCTGGGACTCCATTGCAGCACGGTGTTCACGGCCCTCCAGCCGGATCTCAACGTGGTGCTCTACTGCTTCATCGGGGTGCTGGGACTACTGCTGCACTACGCCGTGCCCCAGATGCGGAAGCACATGCCCTGGCTGTGCTTCTCCCGGCCACTGCTCCAGCAGCGGGAATTCGGGCAGTACGAGGTCCAGACTGCTCCGCAGATCATGTGGTTCGAGAAGCTGTACATTTACCTCAGTGTCCTGGAGCGGAATGTCCTGTTCCCGCTGCTGGCCATCTCCTCGCTGACGGCCGACTCCCAGCTGATTGTGGCCAAGTTCGGCCTGCCCTGGGGCACCCTCATCGTGGCCATCTGCGCCCTCAAGT TTGTGAGGAACGCCTACTCGGATCCCACGAACCAGTACCTGATAATCATCTTCACCGTGCTCCTGTTCCGCATCGACTTCTCCATGGCCACGGAGACCTTCATCATCGACTACTTCTTTGTCTCTCTAGCCTTCCGCAAGTGCTGTGACTTCCTGCTGAAG CTCCAATTCATCGTCACCTACATCGCCCCCTGGCAGATCACCTGGGGCTCCGCCTTCCACGCCTTCGCCCAGCCATTCAGTGTGCCCCACTCGGCCATGCTGTTCCTGCAGGCCGGCATCTCCGCGCTGCTCTCCACGCCGCTGAACCCCTTCCTCGGCAGCGCCATATTCCTCACCTCGTACGTGCGGCCCATCAAGTTCTGGGAGCGGGACTACAACACTCGCCGCATAGATCACTCCAACACGCGGCTCAGTTCCCAGTTGGAGCGGGACCTGGGTGCGGACGACAACAATCTGAATAGCATTTTCTACGAGCACCTCACCCGGTCCCTGCAGCATTCCCTGTGCGGCGACCTGCTCATGGGGCGCTGGGGCAATGTCAACCAGGGCGATTGCTTCG TGCTCGCCTCCGACGATCTCAACTGCCTGGTGCACATCATCGAACTGGGCAACGGCCTGTGCACCTTCCAGATGCGTGGCCTCGAGTTCCGTGGCACCTACTGCCAGCAGCGCGAGGTGGAGGCCATCACCGAGGACGTGGAGGACAACGacggctgctgctgttgcgaTCCCGGCCACTTGCCAAGTCTGCTCAGCGCCAACGCCATGTTCTCCACCCGATGGCTGGCCTGGCAGGTGGTGGCCGCCCAGTACGTCATCGAGGGCTACTCCATCTCGGACAACCTGGCCAGTGCCACGCTGCAGGTGTTCGAGTACCGCAAGGTCCTCATCACCTACTACATCAAG AGCATCATCTACTACGTGGTGAAGAATCCCAAGCTGGAGCAGTGGCTGTCGTCCGGCCCCATCCAGGAAGCCCTGCAGCACACCCTGGGCAGGCAGTTCGTCGACCTGGATCCCATTTTCAACTTCAACCTGGACGAGGACTTTGATTTCCGGGCCGTGGGCATAACTCGGGCCAGCTTCTGCTACGTCTACCTCAAGTGGATCAACTACTGCGTGGATATGCGTCGGGATGTGGCTGGAACAGGAGTTCCCCATCCAGGGGTTCCCCAGAGTGGCGCCTCGTCGGCACCGGCCACGGCAGCAGCAACGGCAGCTCCGCCTCCGCCAGTGACCCCAGCTCACAATGATTCCAAGAGCACCCCGAATCTGTCGGCCCACGGCAGCTCCTCGGGCCAGCCTGCCGGCCAGTCCAAGTCGCAGTCGCAGCAGCAGTTGCGTCGACCTCAGAGGACTGTGAACCAGGAAGGATCCGGTGTCGGAGGAGGAGCTGGCGGCAGCAACGGCGGGCCTGGCGTGGGCGTCAGTGGAGGAGGAGCCAGCGCGGGAGGCGCTGCGGGAGCGAACTCCGGAGGCGGCGAGGCCCAGATGAGCAGTTCCCACAGCTTCGCCAACATCTCACGCCAGACCTCGGAGAGTGCGCCCGGCCTGGGCGGCTATGTGACCTACATGGACCAGAATGTGTTCGTGAAGCTGGCCAagagcagcaccaccaccaccgctaCTTCGGCCGGAGCTGGAGCAACGTCCGGAATAAATCGGCAGCGCGAGAACCTCCAGGAGAAGCCCACCCTGCGCCTCAAGCTGGCCAGCGTGGGCAAGGATGCGCCCCTGGTCTCGCTTTGCCTGGCATTGGCGCTCCTGGCCCGGCGCTCCCTGGCCACCGCCTCGCACAGTTCCCTCACCGGCGTGGAGTTCTTCCTGCACGGGCTGCATGCCCTTTTCAAGGGCGACTTCCGGATCACCTCTCCCCGCGACGAGTGGGTCTTCGCGGACATGGAACTGCTGCACTCGGTGGTGGCGCCGGCTGTTAAGATGGCCCTCAAGTTGCAGCAGGACCACATAACCAATCCGGACGAGTTCCTCGACCCGCACGCCCTGTACGAGGCCATCGACAACTGTTCCAAGGAGCTGGTCATCTCCCACGAGGCGGATCCAGTGTGGCGCAGTGCCGTGCTGCGCGGAGCTCCCAATCTTCTGGCCCTGCGCCACGTCATGGAGGATGGATCGGACGAATACCGCATCATCCGTCTGACCAAGCGCTTCCTCAGCTTCCGGGTCATCAAGCTGAACCGGGAGTGCGTCCGGGGACTGTGGGCtgggcagcagcaggagctgaTCTACCTGCGCAACCGGAACCCAGAGCGGGGAAGCATCCAGAACGCCAAGCAGGCGCTGCGTAACATCATCAACTCCAGCTGCGATCAACCGATCGGCTATCCCATCTACGTGTCGCCCCTGACGACCTCGTACGCGGACACCAACGCCCAGCTCTGCCAGGTGATCGGTGGGGCCATCACGCTGGACACCATCAGGAACACTGTGCTCGGGTGGTGGCACCGCATCCGGGAGCGTTGCCGGCAGGGCTGCAGCTCCGGCTCGGCGCTGGAACACCCGCCGGGACTGGGGCCCGTCCAACTGGGTGCCTGTAACTTCGGCAGTGGAGGAAGCGTCGTCGGCGCCGGATCCACGGCGACTGGAGTGGGCGCCTCGGCGGGATCGGGACTGGGCGTGGCGGCGGCACCAGGGACGGCCAGCAGCACGGGCGGCGAGTCCGGGGATCTGGCTCCGGTATTTATATCAGCTCCACTCTACAACACTCTCACCGTAAACAGTTACTACAGCGTCCGCTCCGGCAATGTGCCCGGCGGAGCCATTCCGGCCAACCTGGGCGGTAACTATGTGAGCGACAGCCTGGCGGTGGTCCGCGGCGGTCTGGCGGTGATGCCGGTGAAGCCCACGTCCACCACGCTGATAGCCGGGCTGCTGAACAGGGAGCGGGATCAGGAGTCCTCTTCCATCTCGGGCATCTCGGCGGCAGGAGGAACAAGCGGAGCCGGCATTGGCATGGGCGTGGCTGGAGGTATGGGTCCGACCAGGgccaccagcagcagcggtGTGCGAAGTCGGAGCCAGCAGGTGCCGCTGGGGCAGTTGGGCAGCAACCGAGGACGGGATCACGAGCGGCGAGCCACGCTGCCGATAGCCAGTGGCGGAGCGGGTGGCGGCGATGCCGGCAAGGAGCTGGTGGCGCCACAGTCCCAGACCGAAAACGAGCCCAGTCCGCGCAGCAACAAGCTCTCCAGCTCGTCCGGCAGCCTGGGCCTGGGCATGGGCGTGAGCATCGGGAACATCATCACCACACCGGGCGACTATCCGCGGAAGACCAAGGGACCCATTTGCCTGACCACCGAGGCGGGCATCAGCATAGGAACGGccggaggaggtggaggatcCGTGGCCAGCAGTGTCAGCAGGAAGCCGCGCATCGAGATCCTCAAGAAGGTCATCATAGTGGACGATACAGGG ATCTACGACTGCCTGGACATCATCGACGCCGTGGTCTGGCCCAGCGAAAGGATGCGGAACAATGGCGGCCGGCTGTCGTGGAAGGACTGGGAACCGAGTGCCGGAATGGTGGGTAACGTGGTCCACTGCTGGACGCCGAATCACAAGGACAAGCGCTTCCGCTCCCACGTCAATCGCTGTGTCTACCTCGTCGAGATCGGGGAGCGCTATGTGCCGGTCGAGGAGCTGGGCCTGCGGGAGTACAACCAGATCATGGGCAGCAACGAGGATCTGGCCAATGCGCGCCTCAGCAGCATCCAGCGCAACTTCCACGAGTACAACAAGTCGCTGAATCTACCAGAACCCTCGAAAGTCCATCACCACAAGGCCAAGATCCGGGCGGTGAGCAGCAGCAGTTCCGAGGATGACGACAAGGATGGAGCGGACACGGCTGACTTGCCACTGCCCTCCCTGGACCTGATGAACTTCAACACGCTGGTGAGCATGTGGAAGGTGATAGCGGACAAGAACAAGCGGGGCTACGGCGGCGGGGAGTTCAATGAGCTGGCGCCGGAGCTGCTCCAGAAGCTGGATGAGGCGGCCACAGCGCAGATTCAGGCCAACGCGAAGGAGGCGGAAGCTGCAAAGGAGGCGGCAGCTGCTAGGGAAGTGGAGGCTGAAGATGACGATGCGGCCAAGAAGGATGAGCCGGACAAGAAGGAGGAACCACAGCAGGAGTCAGTCCAGGATGCGGAGAACGAAGAAGAAAAAGCGGATGAAACTGAAACGGAAACCGAAGTGGAAACAGAAACGGAGAGCAAGAATGAAGGCCAGGACGAGGAGGCGTTGGAGGAGGTCACAGTTACCAGTCCCGAGGAGCAGCCAGCCACGCCTCCGCCCAGTCCGGTGGCCATGGAGCACAGTACCACCTCGAACTCCACCACCAGCTCGCCCTCCCTGAGCCACAAGGAGGAGCTGGCGGAAGATGATGAAGAAGACGAGCCGGAAGTTGATAAGCCAGAGACGGAAAACGCTCCGGAGAAGGAAGACGACGAGACTGGGACGACGGTTTAA